The following proteins are co-located in the Phocoena phocoena chromosome 1, mPhoPho1.1, whole genome shotgun sequence genome:
- the LOC136128929 gene encoding left-right determination factor 2-like isoform X2 has protein sequence MRPLWLCWALWALPLAGSGAALTEERVLGSLLRQLRLSEAPVLDEADVERLIIPAHVRAQYVALLQRSHGARSRGKRFSQSFREVAGRFLVSEAALRRHERLFPRSDRARITVQWLHVRDDGSNRTSLIDSRLVSIHESGWKALDVTDAVNFWQQLRRPRQSLLLQVSVQREHLGPLASSAHTLVRFASQGPSGAGQREPQLELHTLDLRDYGAQGNCDPKAPATEATRCCRREVYIDLQGMKWAENWVLEPPGFLAYECVGTCQQPPEPLTFRWPFLGPRQCIASETTSLPMIVSVPEGGKPRPQVVSLPNMRVQKCSCASDGAPVPRKLEP, from the exons ATGCGGCCCCTCTGGCTCTGCTGGGCGCTCTGGGCGCTGCCCCTGGCCGGCTCCGGGGCGGCCCTGACCGAGGAGCGGGTCCTGGGCAGCCTGCTGCGGCAGCTGCGCCTCAGCGAGGCTCCCGTCCTGGACGAAGCCGATGTGGAGAGGCTGATCATCCCTGCCCACGTGAGGGCCCAGTACGTGGCCCTGCTGCAGCGCAGCCACGGGGCCCGCTCCCGGGGGAAGAGGTTCAGCCAGAGCTTCCGAG AGGTGGCCGGCAGGTTCCTGGTGTCCGAG GCCGCGCTCCGCAGACACGAGCGGCTCTTCCCGCGCAGCGACCGCGCCCGGATCACCGTCCAGTGGCTGCACGTCCGCGACGACGGTTCCAACCGCACCTCCCTCATCGACTCCAG GCTGGTGTCCATCCACGAGAGCGGCTGGAAGGCCTTGGACGTGACGGACGCCGTGAACTTCTGGCAGCAGCTGCGCCGGCCCCGGCAGTCGCTGCTGCTGCAGGTGTCGGTGCAGCGGGAGCACCTGGGCCCGCTGGCCTCCAGCGCCCACACGCTGGTCCGCTTCGCCTCGCAGGGGCCGTCGGGCGCCGGGCAGCGGGAGCCCCAGCTGGAGCTGCACACCCTGGACCTCAGGGATTACGG AGCTCAGGGAAACTGTGATCCTAAGGCACCAGCGACCGAGGCCACCCGCTGCTGCCGCCGGGAGGTGTACATTGACCTGCAGGGGATGAAGTGGGCTGAGAACTGGGTCCTGGAGCCCCCAGGCTTCCTGGCCTATGAATGTGTGGGCACCTGCCAGCAGCCTCCAGAGCCCCTGACCTTCAGGTGGCCATTTCTGGGGCCGAGACAGTGCATCGCCTCAGAGACGACCTCGCTGCCCATGATTGTCAGCGTCCCGGAGGGAGGCAAGCCCAGGCCCCAGGTGGTCAGCTTGCCCAACATGAGGGTGCAGAAGTGCAGCTGTGCCTCGGATGGGGCGCCTGTACCAAGGAAGCTGGAGCCGTAG
- the LOC136128929 gene encoding left-right determination factor 2-like isoform X1 has protein sequence MRPLWLCWALWALPLAGSGAALTEERVLGSLLRQLRLSEAPVLDEADVERLIIPAHVRAQYVALLQRSHGARSRGKRFSQSFREVAGRFLVSEVSSHLLVFDMEQRLPPHSELVQAVLRLFQEPVPKAALRRHERLFPRSDRARITVQWLHVRDDGSNRTSLIDSRLVSIHESGWKALDVTDAVNFWQQLRRPRQSLLLQVSVQREHLGPLASSAHTLVRFASQGPSGAGQREPQLELHTLDLRDYGAQGNCDPKAPATEATRCCRREVYIDLQGMKWAENWVLEPPGFLAYECVGTCQQPPEPLTFRWPFLGPRQCIASETTSLPMIVSVPEGGKPRPQVVSLPNMRVQKCSCASDGAPVPRKLEP, from the exons ATGCGGCCCCTCTGGCTCTGCTGGGCGCTCTGGGCGCTGCCCCTGGCCGGCTCCGGGGCGGCCCTGACCGAGGAGCGGGTCCTGGGCAGCCTGCTGCGGCAGCTGCGCCTCAGCGAGGCTCCCGTCCTGGACGAAGCCGATGTGGAGAGGCTGATCATCCCTGCCCACGTGAGGGCCCAGTACGTGGCCCTGCTGCAGCGCAGCCACGGGGCCCGCTCCCGGGGGAAGAGGTTCAGCCAGAGCTTCCGAG AGGTGGCCGGCAGGTTCCTGGTGTCCGAGGTCTCCTCGCACCTGCTGGTGTTCGACATGGAGCAGCGGCTGCCGCCCCACAGCGAGCTGGTGCAGGCCGTGCTGCGCCTCTTCCAGGAGCCGGTCCCCAAGGCCGCGCTCCGCAGACACGAGCGGCTCTTCCCGCGCAGCGACCGCGCCCGGATCACCGTCCAGTGGCTGCACGTCCGCGACGACGGTTCCAACCGCACCTCCCTCATCGACTCCAG GCTGGTGTCCATCCACGAGAGCGGCTGGAAGGCCTTGGACGTGACGGACGCCGTGAACTTCTGGCAGCAGCTGCGCCGGCCCCGGCAGTCGCTGCTGCTGCAGGTGTCGGTGCAGCGGGAGCACCTGGGCCCGCTGGCCTCCAGCGCCCACACGCTGGTCCGCTTCGCCTCGCAGGGGCCGTCGGGCGCCGGGCAGCGGGAGCCCCAGCTGGAGCTGCACACCCTGGACCTCAGGGATTACGG AGCTCAGGGAAACTGTGATCCTAAGGCACCAGCGACCGAGGCCACCCGCTGCTGCCGCCGGGAGGTGTACATTGACCTGCAGGGGATGAAGTGGGCTGAGAACTGGGTCCTGGAGCCCCCAGGCTTCCTGGCCTATGAATGTGTGGGCACCTGCCAGCAGCCTCCAGAGCCCCTGACCTTCAGGTGGCCATTTCTGGGGCCGAGACAGTGCATCGCCTCAGAGACGACCTCGCTGCCCATGATTGTCAGCGTCCCGGAGGGAGGCAAGCCCAGGCCCCAGGTGGTCAGCTTGCCCAACATGAGGGTGCAGAAGTGCAGCTGTGCCTCGGATGGGGCGCCTGTACCAAGGAAGCTGGAGCCGTAG
- the PYCR2 gene encoding pyrroline-5-carboxylate reductase 2 — MAAPGFLRKMGVNLTRSKKETVRHSDVLFLAVKPHIIPFILDEIGADVQARHIVVSCAAGVTISSVEKKLMAFQPAPKVIRSTTNTPEEGGQLGPNSSVLLGGQSDNEYDSTKSCHL; from the exons ATGGCAGCACCAGGCTTCCTGAGG AAGATGGGTGTGAACCTGACCCGGAGTAAGAAGGAGACGGTGAGGCACAGTGACGTCCTGTTCCTAGCCGTGAAGCCACACATCATCCCCTTCATCCTGGACGAGATCGGGGCCGACGTCCAGGCCAGGCACATTGTGGTCTCCTGCGCGGCAGGTGTCACCATCAGCTCTGTCGAGAAG AAGCTGATGGCATTCCAGCCGGCCCCCAAGGTGATCCGCAGCACGACCAACACGCCTGAGGAGGGAGGGCAGCTGGGCCCCAACTCCAGCGTACTCCTAGGGGGCCAAAGTGACAACGAGTACGACAGTACTAAAAGCTGTCATCTTTAA